One window of Pieris napi chromosome 1, ilPieNapi1.2, whole genome shotgun sequence genomic DNA carries:
- the LOC125051987 gene encoding ATP synthase subunit d, mitochondrial-like, translated as MSKRFTKQSINWAQLQKLVPPDEKGKFLAFKAKADSYLRRVNANPPELPKIDWKKYQSLVPVAGMVEKFQKEYEAYKVPYPDDKVSATIDEQWKSLEPQIKAYCDEREHDIKEATKELDAMKKLPKFEEMTMESLYDLYPEQALDPVKRPTFWPHDEESELGYVRKQKVTK; from the exons ATGTCTAAAAGGTTTACGAAGCAAAGTATAAATTGGGCCCAACTTCAGAAGCTCGTGCCGCCAGATGAAAAGGGAAAATTCCTAGCATTTAAGGCAAAGGCAGATTCATATCTCCGACG agTGAACGCGAATCCACCAGAGCTACCTAAAATAGACTGGAAAAAGTATCAGTCCCTGGTGCCAGTAGCTGGAATGGTAGAGAAGTTTCAAAAAGAGTACGAGGCTTATAAGGTGCCTTATCCTGACGATAAAGTTTCGGCTACTATTGACGAGCAATGGAAATCGCTGGAACCGCAGATCAAGGCATATTGTGACGAAAGAGAACATGATATAAAAGA AGCAACTAAGGAATTGGATGCTATGAAGAAGTTGCCAAAGTTTGAAGAAATGACAATGGAATCACTGTACGACTTGTATCCAGAGCAAGCGCTAGATCCGGTGAAAAGGCCAACATTTTGGCCTCACGACGAAGAAAGCGAGCTCGGATATGTAAGAAAGCAAAAAGTTACGAAGTAG